GTGTTTTCCAAAGCTGTTGTAACCTATCTTAATTCAAGCACAGACTATATTACCGTGCATTCTTAtatttgttaaaataattttGCTTCGTTTACTTCGGGGAGGGGGGTTGTCCTGAGACCTTGCGCACTTCTCTTTTAGAGTTCGGATGCAAATATTATAGGTAATACAAGTGCTTTTGGTAAGCTTTGTTGGGTCCACATTGTGCAGAAGAATATTGTAATTGATGTGCTTATAAGTAGAAGAATCTGCTTCTAGTCTTCTATTGACTATTCTATAAGCGTTTATCCTGCTTGCAGGCCATTTTCTTCTGACAAACCTGTTGCTGGACAACATGAAGAAAACAGCTAGTAAAACTAAGAGGGAGGGAAGGATAGTTAATGTTTCATCTGAGGCTCATCGATATGCATACCGCGAAGGCATCCGTTTTGATAATATCAATGACCAAAAGGGGTAAAATTGATTACAAATCTATAGAAGAATTGTCACTCTGATACAATTCATTTAAATCTGTTTCAGTTTGTATTGACCTATATTTGAAACCAGTGGTTATAAACTTATAATCTGTAAAACTTTTAAACTTTACATGCTATACTGTTTTAGTTGGTGCACAACAAATGTCATACCATGTTTAAATGAAAAAAGAATCAATTACAAGAAATAAGCCTCTTAAACGGTTCTCTAGTCTGTTTCATATGCTTTCAGTATTAATGAGAGTTGTTTTTCCCCTTATAAGTCATGGCAATATTGCACGTGCCAGTTTTCTCAGACTTCAAAACAAGCTGGATAAATATACAATACTGGTTTTTTTTTTTGAAGATCCATTTCAAAAATCTTAATACCCCACACACGGATGCCTCTATTGAGGCTTGAACCATTGTAAAGAGGTGTGGGAGTATCCACTAGGCTAAGCCTTGTAGATTAAATTGGATATATTTGGGAAGATCTACTTGCAAACTTTGCCTAGTTATAGGAAAAAGTGACATAATAATATTGATGTATTTATCCAAAATAACACGATATTTGACTTTCCTCTCGTACTCGCTTGTGCAGATATAGCAGTTTTGGTGCATATGGCCAATCAAAGCTTGCTAATGTGTTGCATGCAAAGGAACTTACAAGGCGCTTAAAGGTATATGCACTGGTACACACATTGTTCATGTAATCCTGGGAAAGTTACAGCCTTTTCAAAGAAACTAAGCGAAAGAAATTATGTGCAACTTTCAATACTTCACAAAGAAAATTTTCTTTCATAAGGGCTGGGGCATGATCTGCATTTTTATATGGAAACTTTTCTTAAAGCTGTCCTGACTCCTGACGGCATAGTGAGGATCTGACCTATATTTTCCAATCTAGATATTATTATATGGAAACAAATCATTCTTCAAAGATGGTATACCATCATATGATACTACAAATGCCAAACAAATAATTTAATTCAAGAACCCTTCAGACATATACATTCCCAGAAAAGATCTGAACCTCTGGATATAATATTTTGATTCTAGACTTCCTAACCTTATAATGTGATTTTTGTGAACAGGAAGATGGTGCAAATATAACTGCTAATTCACTGCATCCGGGGGTAATTGCTACCAATCTGTTTCGCTATCAAAACTCTGTTGCAGGTATTGCTTCTTCTCATATAAACGAATGCTTTTATCTGGCAAAAAGCTTAAAGGATGTATCAGAATTTCATGAATATTTGTATTTATAAAGATTGAAAACAGTTCTCAAAGACGTTTTTAATGTGTATAATATACTTGGTGGTCATCGTTTCCTGCCCCCCCCCCCCAATTAATGGACAGTCATTTGATACATATAGAAGTTTGCAGTTGCCTCTTGAGCAAAATTTGAGTTTATTATAAGCTTCACATTATTCCTGTTCCCCTTTATTATGGTAAAATTAACCTTTTATAATATGTCAAGTTTGGTTTATGTATAGTATTCATGCTTATGATGCAGGTATAATCGGTAATGTGGGTAAATTCTTCATGAAGAATGTTCAACAAGTAAGTCGAGCATCCATATCATGTTCACCGCTTAGCTAAACAATGGAAGTACCATAGATTATGTCCATTCTGCAGTTTATTCATTTATTGCTTGTTTATTGTAACTTTGCGGGTTTGGATATATATCATTATGCGGGCTCACCACTTTCGTGAATTTACTTGGCAGGGGGCAGCAACAACATGCTATGTAGCATTGCACCCACAGTTAAAGGAAGTGAGTGGTGAGTACTTTAAAAACAGCAATTTGAGCAAGGCAACTGCACAGGCGAACAACATTGACTTGGCAAAAAAACTTTGGGAATTCAGCATCAATTTAACCAAGTAACAATATCTCAATtcaacaaacttgtccaaatcATGGACGAGGGAGTAATAGGATTCTGATGTCAATATCTTAAACATTATATACTTGACAAGTATTGTATTTCATTTTTCAATTCAATATATAGCTACACACAGAAGTTTAATTGGAGTACTCGGTGTACAATCAATAAAATCCGAGTTTGAGTGTTCTATGCTAGTATGTTTTCTTAAAGCAGATCAATAGCCACCAAATAGCAGACCTGTATATGCTTCAGATGCAAAATCAAAATCCTGAATGTTCCTGTTATCCGTATATCACATTTTAAATCCTTCAATAAATAGTCCTAAAGCTACAATGACATTAcacaataatatatatatgaacCGGGAGCAATTTAATCACAGGAATTTCTTTCCCTGGCAAATCAGACCTTCACAGCTACCACATATTAGTTGAGCTCCGGAGTTGGGATGAAGATTTTAGACATTTTAACCCTGTGTAAGCTCAGATGTAGAGTTGGAAAAAATATATCTGGCAACATCTTTGAGGAAGAAGCACATCCTAGAAGATAGCTCTTTTGTCTTTGCACATTAGCCAAATAGAAAGTTGAATTCTACAAGCTTAAGTGCCTCTTTAATATGCCTGAACCACAAATTATTTGCAACAACCCAGTTTCGAATATTGACATACTCCAAACTACCAACCATATTCCTTGTTATTTACCTATTTCCGATCTCAACCTTATTCAAAATGACTTCAAGTACTCGGTTAATATGTTAACGTATCAAGTTATTATCCCCAAATAATGTTGGTTAGCAAGTTTTCACTCCATGACCAGCAGGAATCAGGTTTAATGTGGTCTTCCGGTGAAGAACAAAGTTTCAGAACTAGTGAAAATTTGGAACTCGCTTTATCCTTCGAACTGCTGGGACACATAAGCAATCAACActcactaaccttcttgcaacTCTCCTTAAGCCGGCCTTCAAATTGATTTGCAAGAACAAATGGCTGAGATCCTAATGGCATCCCTCGATAAAAATTGGGACTAGGATCATGAGAAGTGGTGGCATTAGTGTAGGGACTACGAAGGGGCTTCGGTAACTCTTGCCAGTTAACTACATGATTAATGTTATGAAATGGAATCGCACCACTGGTCCCCGTGAGAGGGGTAGAAGAACCTGAAGCAGTACGAGGGCTAGATATTGGAGAGGGTGACATCCTTCCATTCAACTGTTGCGGAGATCTTGGTTGTAAAAGAGGGCTTCCAATTGGAGAGACTGGGCATGATATGTTCCTCGGAATTTGGATATCACTGAAGCAACAAGAATGCAATCAGACAAAAAGACTCAATAAAAGCAGCTATTTTTAGTCTTTACAACATCTACAGTAAAGGGTTTATTCTTTTTAATTTAAATCTCTTGAATATGGTATAAGGTCATGAAAAGCCTTCTATGTAATAATGAAGGGAGACCTGAAATTGAAACCAGATTTTGACACCCTAGAGGAATGTACAGCGAGCCTCTCTGAATCCAAGACCGGGTTGTTCCTTGCATGAGCTTTACCCTGGGAAAGAAAGAGGGGGTATGTTAGAGCTTGTAATTTAAGGGAAATGTTGAGAGAGCATACCTGCTACCTAATGTCAACATAATAATTTTCAAAGACCACACAACTCAATAAGTTGCATCTAACACCTTCTAAAAGTTAAAAGCATAAAAGTGGTGACTCTGGCGGTACAAAGAATTTATTTTGTGGATCAGCAAGCTTTTATGATATATGAACTACGGAACCACAAATGCTATACAAACAATATTTGGTCCTTGGATGACAAGTTACTGGTAATGGGAAAGGATTTAACAACTCTAAGTATCATGACATTGTTCAAACTTCCTTTACAAGCATGGAAGTTACAGTTCGGTTGACCAACATCGATTCAAATATTAGTGCCGACTTAGGTAAAGAAAATGCAACCTTCATTACCACATAATTTACTCCTTTTGTA
The sequence above is drawn from the Apium graveolens cultivar Ventura chromosome 2, ASM990537v1, whole genome shotgun sequence genome and encodes:
- the LOC141708218 gene encoding short-chain dehydrogenase TIC 32, chloroplastic-like codes for the protein MWLFGRGKGASGFSYSSTAEEVTHEVDASGLTAIVTGASSGIGTETARVLALRGAHVVMGVRNMAAGKYVKEAIVKEIPTAKIDALELDLSSLASVRKFASDYNRSGRPLNLLINNAGIMAIPFKLSTDNIELQFATNHLGHFLLTNLLLDNMKKTASKTKREGRIVNVSSEAHRYAYREGIRFDNINDQKGYSSFGAYGQSKLANVLHAKELTRRLKEDGANITANSLHPGVIATNLFRYQNSVAGIIGNVGKFFMKNVQQGAATTCYVALHPQLKEVSGEYFKNSNLSKATAQANNIDLAKKLWEFSINLTK